The proteins below are encoded in one region of Tessaracoccus aquimaris:
- the iolB gene encoding 5-deoxy-glucuronate isomerase, with protein MSDNDTYVIRAGSTAHGQFETDVDPRRAGWEWSSIRVLNLPAGGSETVETGEEEILVLPLNGGCTVTSDDERIDLDGRPEVWTAITDYLYVPRRTTITISSTDGGRFALPGSKATTDKPLRYCPVTEVGTGLRGTGNCSRQVNNYALGNAVETSHLLVCEVLTPGGNWSSYPPHKHDEHTDVERVLEEIYYYEVRPGRGDVPGMALQRIYPSPAGDIDVCAEVHSGDVVVMPFGYHGPSVAAPGYDLYYLNVMAGPAEDSTWLMTDDPHHTWIRETWNDSDVDPRLPMTPLNPQE; from the coding sequence GTGAGCGACAACGACACCTATGTGATCCGCGCCGGATCCACGGCGCACGGCCAGTTCGAGACGGACGTGGACCCCCGTCGGGCCGGCTGGGAATGGAGCAGCATCCGCGTGCTGAACCTGCCCGCCGGCGGCTCCGAGACCGTCGAGACCGGCGAGGAGGAGATCCTGGTGCTCCCGCTGAACGGCGGCTGCACCGTCACCTCCGACGACGAACGGATCGACCTCGACGGACGCCCCGAGGTGTGGACGGCGATCACCGACTACCTGTACGTCCCGCGGCGCACCACCATCACCATCAGCAGCACAGACGGCGGCCGCTTCGCGCTGCCCGGCTCCAAGGCGACCACCGACAAGCCGCTTCGCTACTGCCCGGTCACCGAGGTGGGCACCGGCCTGCGCGGCACCGGCAACTGCTCGCGCCAGGTCAACAACTACGCGCTCGGCAACGCCGTCGAGACCTCGCACCTGCTGGTCTGCGAGGTGCTGACCCCCGGCGGCAACTGGTCCAGCTACCCGCCCCACAAGCACGACGAGCACACCGACGTCGAGCGGGTGCTCGAGGAGATCTACTACTACGAGGTGCGGCCGGGCCGAGGCGACGTGCCAGGCATGGCTCTGCAGCGCATCTACCCCTCGCCCGCGGGCGACATCGACGTGTGCGCCGAGGTGCATTCCGGTGACGTCGTCGTGATGCCGTTCGGCTATCACGGCCCCTCCGTCGCCGCCCCTGGGTACGACCTTTACTATCTCAACGTCATGGCGGGGCCTGCCGAGGACTCGACCTGGCTGATGACCGACGATCCGCACCACACGTGGATCCGCGAAACCTGGAATGACTCGGACGTCGATCCGCGCCTTCCCATGACCCCCCTCAACCCCCAGGAGTGA
- a CDS encoding Cgl0159 family (beta/alpha)8-fold protein, producing MADREDYLQRCITALSRPGVTGFLGTPDLVEDLAVLGALEDKVVLGSMNRSGLAGARFGVDDRVTAYDPAGIVAARLDGGKMLLRIDLDDPATPAMLERAGRLVSELAAVEKIAVIEPFMATSSPAGPVNALDAEAIIRSITIASALGNTSARTWLKIPCTADVARTVAATTLPCLMLGGDVPDDPYAAVASWRDALAQPNAMGLVLGRSLLFPRDGDVAANVDRIVEVL from the coding sequence CGAGGACTACCTGCAGCGCTGCATCACGGCCCTGTCGCGCCCGGGCGTCACCGGCTTCCTCGGCACCCCCGACCTCGTCGAGGACCTTGCGGTGCTCGGCGCGCTCGAGGACAAGGTCGTGCTCGGCTCGATGAACCGCTCCGGCCTGGCTGGCGCCCGGTTCGGCGTCGACGACCGCGTCACGGCCTACGACCCGGCCGGCATCGTCGCGGCACGCCTCGACGGCGGCAAGATGCTGCTGCGGATCGACCTGGACGACCCGGCGACCCCCGCGATGCTTGAGCGTGCCGGGCGGCTCGTCAGCGAGTTGGCGGCCGTCGAGAAGATCGCGGTGATCGAGCCGTTCATGGCGACGTCCTCACCCGCCGGGCCCGTCAACGCGCTCGACGCGGAGGCCATCATCCGGTCGATCACCATCGCCTCGGCGCTCGGCAACACATCGGCGCGCACCTGGCTGAAGATCCCGTGCACCGCCGACGTCGCACGCACCGTCGCCGCCACCACGCTTCCCTGCCTGATGCTCGGCGGCGACGTGCCCGACGACCCGTACGCGGCCGTCGCCAGTTGGCGCGATGCGCTTGCCCAACCCAACGCCATGGGCCTCGTGCTCGGGCGCTCCCTGCTGTTCCCGCGCGACGGCGACGTCGCGGCAAACGTCGACCGAATCGTGGAGGTCCTGTGA